A single Chanos chanos chromosome 8, fChaCha1.1, whole genome shotgun sequence DNA region contains:
- the birc2 gene encoding baculoviral IAP repeat-containing protein 2, whose amino-acid sequence MEILQKSPFLMGLCRNSGPADLQYDNTSELFRISTFAKFPSTGAVTERSLARAGFYYTGVGDRVQCFRCNVSAENWQSGECPAERHRQLSPNCSFIQSLPSTANLLSSSHSAFSPLRNVAIMQVSTPGASASTTAPTSGQTEEQVGYLNMGLNNLAPSSPLASRVVEDLSHQRPSACHNPSMRREQDRLDTFQNWTITTITPAELAKAGFYYLGQGDRVACFSCGGQLSNWEPGDRAVSEHQRHYPNCRFVRGDRADNVSIATGGSGTLANVANSAMQLYDDRLPTFVNWPSRIPVRPDQLAKAGFYYVGRNDDVKCFCCDGGLRCWESGDDPWVEHAKWFPRCEYLLQEKGQEFVHQIQARFPRLFEQLLTNGDSNGREFFDPPVHIGQGEHSEDAVMMNTPVVRSALEMGFDRGLVKQTVQSKILTSGENYKTVQELVSDLLSAEDEKREEEKELFAEEMATDGFTFLKKHYMALTQRLKSVHSLMDHLLEENIISQKEYETIRAVPVIKQQTSQLIDVVLSKGNPAAEVFRNWIKKNDVYLLRELMAQANEAASPSQDLSDLPMEEQLRRLQEERTCKVCMDKEVNIVFIPCGHLVVCKECAPSLRKCPICRGLVKGTVRTFLS is encoded by the exons atggAAATTTTACAGAAAAGTCCATTTCTAATGGGTTTGTGCCGTAACAGTGGCCCAGCAGACTTGCAGTATGACAATACCTCTGAACTCTTTCGCATATCAACTTTTGCCAAATTCCCCTCCACTGgagctgtcacagagagaagccTTGCCCGTGCAGGGTTTTATTACACAGGTGTAGGCGACCGTGTTCAGTGTTTCCGCTGCAATGTGAGTGCTGAGAACTGGCAGTCTGGGGAATGCCCAGCAGAGAGGCACAGACAGCTGTCTCCAAACTGCTCCTTTATCCAGAGCCTACCCTCCACAGCCAACCTGCTGTCCTCTTCCCACTCTGCCTTTTCTCCTCTCCGCAATGTGGCCATCATGCAGGTGTCAACCCCTGGAGCCTCAGCATCAACTACTGCCCCCACATCTGGGCAGACAGAGGAACAAGTTGGTTATCTCAATATGGGGCTCAATAATCTGGCCCCCTCCAGCCCCCTTGCATCTCGTGTAGTGGAGGACTTGTCCCACCAAAGGCCCTCAGCTTGCCACAATCCCAGCATGCGTCGGGAGCAGGACCGCCTTGACACATTCCAGAACTGGACTATCACCACAATAACCCCAGCTGAACTAGCAAAGGCTGGTTTCTATTACCTTGGCCAAGGAGACCGTGTGGCTTGCTTCAGCTGTGGAGGGCAGCTAAGCAACTGGGAGCCTGGAGACAGGGCGGTGTCAGAGCACCAGAGACACTACCCTAACTGCCGCTTTGTCAGAGGAGACCGGGCGGATAACGTATCCATTGCCACTGGTGGCAGTGGTACCCTGGCCAACGTAGCCAACTCTGCTATGCAGCTCTATGATGACAGACTGCCTACATTTGTCAACTGGCCCTCGAGAATACCAGTGAGACCTGACCAACTGGCAAAGGCGGGCTTTTATTATGTTG GTCGAAATGACGATGTGAAGTGTTTTTGCTGTGATGGGGGCCTGAGGTGTTGGGAATCAGGGGATGACCCATGGGTGGAACATGCCAAATGGTTTCCAAG GTGTGAATACCTTTTACAGGAAAAGGGCCAAGAGTTTGTCCATCAGATTCAAGCCAGGTTTCCAAGATTGTTTGAACAG ctgttAACTAATGGAGACAGCAATGGAAGGGAATTTTTTGATCCACCAG TGCACATTGGCCAAGGTGAGCACTCTGAGGATGCAGTGATGATGAACACGCCTGTGGTGCGGTCTGCCTTAGAGATGGGCTTTGACAGAGGCCTGGTGAAGCAGACAGTGCAGAGCAAAATCCTCACGAGTGGGGAGAATTACAAGACCGTGCAGGAGCTGGTGTCTGACCTCCTCAGCGCtgaggatgaaaagagagaggaggagaaggagctcTTTGCTGAGGAGATGGCCACAG ATGGCTTTACTTTTCTGAAAAAACATTACATGGCGTTGACTCAGCGTCTAAAGAGTGTACACAGTCTGATGGATCATCTCCTGGAGGAGAACATCATATCCCAGAAGGAGTATGAGACCATCCGCGCTGTCCCTGTCATCAAACAACAGACCAGTCAGCTCATTGACGTCGTTCTGTCTAAGGGGAACCCAGCAGCTGAGGTCTTCCGAAACTGGATCAAAAAGAATGACGTGTACCTCCTGAGAGAGCTAATGG CCCAGGCAAATGAAGCTGCATCACCGAGTCAAGATCTTTCAG acCTGCCAATGGAGGAGCAGCTGAGGAGGCTACAGGAGGAGCGTACATGTAAAGTGTGCATGGACAAGGAGGTCAACATTGTCTTCATTCCTTGTGGGCACCTGGTGGTGTGCAAGGAGTGTGCTCCTTCTTTACGGAAATGTCCCATCTGTCGAGGCCTGGTGAAAGGCACGGTCCGCACCTTCCTCTCCTAA
- the cfap300 gene encoding cilia- and flagella-associated protein 300 — protein MKWSMLGRITAQTFNFDQTFYPYRKNDFALNFFQDSCVQNNLKMIDFHGLWRPLDRDIMHVDTESVPCTKVSTEIFDPIFKHGIIHSSGRIVKCYHDFYADFDELRKMLLEEDSENFNVIPSEDRQEFLFRLFKHICVGGELNQYEDVISPYIKTAKKMYKDLVSVQKDPETKEMKVVSTVMKVLAYDKTGVCYPSEQNEEQSFAYLCVDPLKRHVHVLYHSYGLGLSSHTTALSS, from the exons ATGAAGTG GTCCATGCTAGGCAGAATTACAGCGCAGACATTTAACTTCGACCAGACTTTCTATCCTTATAGAAAGAACGATTTCGCCTTA AATTTTTTTCAAGACTCTTGCGTGCAGAACAACTTGAAGATGATAGATTTCCATGGATTGTGGAGACCTCTGG acagagacattatGCATGTTGACACAGAATCTGTTCCGTGCACCAAAGTGTCAACTGAGATCTTTGATCCGATTTTCAAACATGGAATCATTCATTCCTCTGGTCGCATAGTCAAATGCTACCACGACTTTTATGCAGACTTCGACGAGTTGAGAAAA ATGCTGCTTGAAGAGGACTCTGAGAACTTCAATGTGATCCCGTCGGAGGATCGTCAGGAGTTTCTGTTCAGACTGTTTAAGCATATTTGTGTGGGTGGTGAACTAAACCAGTATGAGGATGTTATCAGCCCTTACATAAAAACGgctaaaaaaatgtataaagacTTGGTGAG TGTGCAGAAAGATCCAGAGACCAAAGAAATGAAGGTCGTCTCAACAGTCATGAAAGTCTTGGCTTAT GACAAGACTGGGGTCTGTTATCCATCTGAACAAAATGAGGAACAGTCGTTTGCCTACCTGTGTGTTGACCCTTTGAAAAGACATGTGCATGTTCTGTACCACTCCTATGGACTAGGACTGTCCTCACACACCACAGCTCTGTCTTCATGA